The Sardina pilchardus chromosome 5, fSarPil1.1, whole genome shotgun sequence DNA window GTCAGGAGGGGGAATCAGGTGTAAAGGTCAAGAGTGTAAGAGTGGGCTCTGCGAGAGGCGAGAGGCAAAAGGTCAAAGTCAATCAACCAAGGTCAGCGAGAGACCAGGGCCAGGTCCATATTCAAAGACTTCCTCATCTGGTGTCCGCCGCAGGGAAGGGGCTCATTTCTTGTGCTTCTTCCTCTTGCCCGTCGGTCTGTGGCTGCCCTTCCCCTGCTCTTCGGTGCTGAAGAGGAGGTCGGGGGCGCCCCGTTTGCCCGGCGTCTTCTTGGAGGGCATGACGTCGTCCTTGGAGAGCGGCTGGATGATGGCGCCCGCCTTCGTCACGATCCGCGGCGCCGTCAGCTTCCGCACCGCCAACTCCGGGTTCCACGTAGAACCGAGAGGAGAACGGATGCTCCTTTCGAACTGGCCAGGGTTCTCAAAGGGGAACGGAAGCTGTGTGACCTGGAGACAGAAGAGGGCAGGACAGACAGAGGTGAGggcagagagggaaggagagggaagagagggagaaagatagaaagcaAACAGAGgttaaaggggagagagagagtcaacagAGAGGTGAggacagaggaaaggagagagagagagaacagatagAGGTAAgggcagggagggagaaaaagagggaaaagacagggagaaagttgCAAGTGAAGGAAGTGAGGAGAGGAACAAGAGAGGTATTAGTCACACAATAGTCCTGGGTATTTGGGTAATAAAGTGTAGCAGGCTGAGCAGGTGAAGggtgtgtgcccctcttgtaGTTCCATCTCTTACCTGATGGGCGGCGACAGAGGAGTCTCGCTTCTCTGAGATGATGACAGCCGGAAGCTTCCGGTCTTTCCTGGGCGCGGCAGGCGGGGCTTTCCTCAAGAATCTAAAATGCAAAATCACCATGGTGTCAACATGTCATGTCaagtgacatcacttcctgtagGCCAACTTGAGggaagcaaacacacagagacacacaccgagacacacacgcacgcacacacacacacagagacacacaaagacacacacagagagagacacacacagagacacacacacagcccttacCGCCGGCGTTTGTGCTTCTTGACCGGGACACCGAGCCCTCCCCATTGGCCCCAGCCGGGCAGCGTTAAGTCCACGTCTTTAGGTTTGCCCGCCTCCTCCTGCTTCCGCTTCTCCTTCAGGAAGTCCGACACCACATCATCTCCGGCGAACGCCTCGCGGATCACCTCCGTCTGCTCGTCCAGGGCCTGCGGAAGATCCGAAAAATAGTCACACCTCTCCCATGGAGCCATGACATCTCCTCTCCCACTGAACAAGCTGGTCTGTGTACCCATcagatcactctctctctctctctctctctcacacacacacacacacacacacactctgatcagTCTCTCACCTCATCCTCAGCATCTTCAACGGCCGGTGTCGTCATGGCAACACGGATGCTCTTGGTTTCCTTGGTCAGCACCTGTTTTAGGTCGATGACCTTCTGGCGACCTTTCACCTTGGGGACATGCTCATTCCCATGATCACTTGCTGCCGCTGCCTCTGACTCCACCTTGGACAATAGACACAACAATAATCAATAAATGTACATAATAAATAATCAATACAGAGCAATTATCAATATATACAATCaataatcacaaacacacacacaagccgatttcagacaggttttcagCACATTTGCGTAATTGCTTGCCGAATTTCTGATGGTAATGGACATTGACATGAAGCATTATGCGGAATGTATATGGTCACCTGTTGTTCACGTCTAATTTATCATTTCCGTCAATTGGGCTTAGGTTTGCTGGGCACATaatgacgcctaataaatgcggccgcactGTCAGCTGTGCGTGCCTGACAGCGGAAGAATGTAGCTTTTACAGTGCATGGAGGAGGCTATAGCCTTGCCagcagcgtgttagagagatgcaaaatactgtatgaattcagacagcaacagaaaaaaacctactgtatgaattcagacagcaaCAGAAACAAACCTACCGTAAGAAGTCTGTGGCATGAACATTGCctaaatacacgtctgtctgaaaacggcttaacAGTCAATGACTATataccctcaaacacacactcacacagacatacactgacCTACCAATACAGAagcaataaacacaaacacacacacacacgcacacgcgcacacacgcatacacacacacacacacacacactagaggggTGACAGACGGGTGTAAATCAGCCAATCCTACCGCGGGGGCGGAGTCACTGTGAGTCTCCGTAAGCAGCTCCGCCTCCTCCAGCGTGCGGACTCGCGTCGTGTCCTCATCCAGCAGCGTATCCATGGGAGCGGCTCCTGCGGTTGCCACGGGGGCAGCGTCGCATTGTCCTTGCTTGGCCAGACGTCCGAAGAGTGCATTGAGCTCGGATGCGGCTGCTTCATCCATctggtcctcctcttcctcctcctcttcctcactggtCTCTGCTATGGTGAAGGAGATGCTGGGACCTCCAGCAGCCTGGGAAGACTCTTCTGCAGGAGAGGTGGAGATTTCACTGGTTTACATTAGAGCACATACAggtatgcacacatgtacagtacacacacacacacacacacacacacacacacacacacacacacacacacacacacacacacacacacacacacacacacacacacacacacacacacacacacacacacacacacacacacacacacacacacacacacacacacacacacacacacacacacacaagcacgcaccaTCCTTCTGTCTGGCTTCTtcgttgtcctcctcctcctcctcctcgttggTCTTCCTCTGCTGCCTGCGACGGGCGAACTCTCCCagcagcctctcctcctccgtctcctctgcCTCCGCGTCGCcctctgctgccgccgccgccgccgccgctacaGCCTCACTGCAGCCCCACAGACAGAAGGTGGACGGGGTCAGATCACACAGAACGTCAGCAGAGCCGTAGAAGCAGGTGGCTCAAAAAGaggctcgatggtgttttgggCCCCCAACgccgtcttccaggcagcgctgtcaccgtcgacttcaaggcacctgATCCTAAACCttatcctaaccttaacctaacccatgcctaaccctagcaccttccaggcagcactgccttgaagacaacgttggggagCCCAAACACCAAGAAGCCAAAGAGTCCATCAGGTCATATAGAGCCAATCAGGTATATTACTGTTATATTACTGTGcttacattttttattgtccATATTTATTGTTGGTCACTAGACTTTTAaccttgcactgttggacttactTTCACTACCACCTTGACACgccctcatactggatcacagtaccaatcctcatgtgcatctttatctttagtatattttactgctctttttagtcatgttgatttacttttcatcatcctgtttacattgttgtgtatgttgtgtgtggtgtcttgtgCTGCTgcgaccttgaatttccccttggggatcaataaagtacccatctatctatctatctatctatctatatagaCGCCATCAGATCATACAGAACGCATCAGACATGTGACTGTGTCTTGTGTGCATCCTGCCTGTTCACACTGTCCTGCTGTCTGATCTGATTCTGTCCCACACTACTGAGCCCCTCACAGTTCAGGACAGCCGTCCACCTGTCCACCCTCATGGCAGACAAGAGGGGAGCTCCCTGGCGTCGGCTCCAGTCCAATTTACAGACATTTCAATAGCTAGCTTGCACACTAAAGAACCCCATCACTGAAATGAATAACTGCAAGGCAGTCTTGTGGTGGTCACTGACGGACATGGCACGCAATCCGCTCTTAAAGCACACGGCGCACTCTCCTGAAGAATAGCAGGCTTCACTGGATCCTACCTGTCTGGCCTGACCCTACCTTCCTCTACCTTCACCCTACCTGCACGTACGTCATCACCCTACCTGTTGTTCCTCACCTTACCTGGTCCTACCTGTTGTTCCTTGGCCTGCCTGTTGTTCCTTGCCCTACCTGTTGGTCGTGATCTGTCCTGACTCTACCTGTCCGTACTGACTCTACCTGTTGGTCATGACCCTACCTGTCCGTCCTCATCCTAGACGGTTGGTACTGACTCTACCTGTTGGTCGTGACCCTACCTGTCGTCCGTGACCACGATGCTTTTTGGCTCCGcctccactgctgctgccaTGACTGCAGTCATCTTCATCCAGGGGTTTGCCCCCTCCTTCTGATTGGCCGATGCGTCGTTAGCGATGTCCGGCAGCGTTTGCTCATCACCGGCCAGAGTGGGGTCGCTGTTGTCGTCGTCGTGGTCACTGTCACCGTGGAGTTcagcggaggggaggggcttGTGGGTGAGTTGGCGGTTGAGTTCGAGCTGATCTTGCATGTCCTTACGAGCCTGAGAAAACACATACACCATTAATAGATACACACAGACtaacctttaacacacacagttaatgcaaatacacacacggttaccccccccccccccccccacacacacaccatataacctaacccccccctccacatacACCCTCACTCACCCCAAGGTCATATTTGGCCATGATTGCTTTGGACTTGGCCCATTTCCCACTGTTCTGATGCTTCAGAGACATCCTCTCctgcaggaaaaaaagagacagaaagtgagagagacagagagaaaaagagagaaagagacaaagcgagagagagagaaagagagacatataTGTCATGTTCAACACATAGTAGtgaaacactgcaaaaactaaACGCAAACCAAAAATAATCACCGCaagcagtcttgtaaacagtTATCAGTCAGCTGCATcatcaacatcacacacacacacacacacattcaactctTCTCTCACCTCAATCCTGTTTTTCTCCATTTTCTGCAGTTCCTCCATGGCCCTCTCGGGGTCGCTCTTGCACATCTCCTCAAACTGCTTCAGGAAGGTCTTCATCTTCGCCTTCTGCTGCACCTTATGGTatctgatacacatacacacacacacacattagccacATCACACAGCACTGGAACACCAATAGATAATAATGAAATGAGCAATGTTGtctgggctgaggttgtgaggttaccaaaattatttgcgcacattaaatgtataaaatcccaataacacatcccattggataatcaaaactctgtataatccaagtgacaacatatttttgttccacatttaaattcatgtagcAATGTATTACTTCTGACCTCTAAACTTgcgtaagcaaccttcaggtcaGGCTAGTGCTAGGCATTGGATATTCATCCCCAGACCctgattgttgaataaaacaatgtgtgtgtatgcgggtaggaGTTTGGGTAGGGGAGCCCGAGTTGTCTTGAAGGTTTGCGGTTGCGTTTTTCCTTTATTGTGATTCTATAATATTGAGTATtgcgtttttctttctttcctccgaTGGGTATATGGCCAATGAATGGATTGGTAAGGTACTAAAGAGGAGAAACTAAAACTCTGAGCAAATCAAAATCCCACCTATCCCAGCTGATGGGCTCTATTATGTTGGAATCCCTGTGCCTTTATCTTCTAAATCTATGTGTGCACTATTCCagatttgtttgaatttgaaatcaaataaaaaaaacactgtggAATAATGTAGCCctcgtcttcctctctctgataTCTTTAGAGTTAAGCAGGTCTTCCTCACTCTGATatctttaaagtgtaactccggcCAACATTGACCAAAagttgtttttctgaatgaaaatacaccAAATAAACTGTGGAGACCGTATTTATAGTTGATCATGCACTACATGTAGCTAGCACCGGCAAAAGCTagagcccaaaatcgcaaactgTGGATTAGCAAGGGGCAGCGAGCAAAACGCTTTCaaagttgcattttttttttttaaagtagatTTCTTCTGGGCTTTCTGCCTTTGTTTATacaggacagcagagagagacaggaagcaagtgggagagagagatggggtgggatcgggaaatgaccgcaggtcggaatcgaacctgggtccccgtgggcactcgaaCCTGCACATGGCACgagtgctgtagcctgttgcgccacatgCAAAGTTGCATTTTTTTAAGTAATACCGGAGATTCACTTTGAGGTTAGCAGGTCTTCCTGTCCTTGATATATGAATCTGTAGGGGTTTGCAGGTCTTCCTGCCCCTGATATCTTTAAGGTTAGCAGATCTTCCTGCCCCTGAACTGAACTGTACTCtagttgacctttgacccctgcgGCACTCACTTCTTGCTCTTGATCTTGCGCTCCCTCTTGGCTTTGGACTCGTAGTAGGATTGCAGCGCTCGAGCCTTCTGCAGCTCCGCACGCCGCAGCTGGGCCTGGggaccacaacaacaacaacaagcattaaacaacaacaacaaacacaaagtcaaacatctacatacacacactcacatgcatgtgGACATATACACTcatcgacacacacaccgacacacacacacacacacacacacacacacacatacacactcacctcttCTAGACTCATGGCCTGCAGCTGTGCCTCTTCCACAGGGGTCAACACGGGGTCAAGGGTTGGCTGCCGGTGGGCGTGAAGCAGAGCGAATACCTCCTGCTCCAGTGGCGTCTGAGTCTGAGCAATGTgcacatcaatcaatcaataaatgaataaatcaatTCATCAATTACTCAATTCATCAATGAAAAGTAACCTCCTGCTCCAGCGGCGTCTGAGTCTAAGCAATGTGCacataaatcaatcaataaatgaataaataaattaatcaataaataaattaatcgATGAAAAATAACATCCTGCTCCAGCGGCGTGAGTCTGAGCAATGCATacatccatcaatcaatcaatcaaatcaataataatctcctgctccagcagcATCTGAGTCTGAGCAATGCACACATTAATCAATAACTCAatgaatcaatgtgtgtgtgtgtgtgtgtttgtatatccatgtgagtgtgtttttgcatatctgtgtttgtgtgtgtgtgtgtgtg harbors:
- the si:dkey-251i10.3 gene encoding U3 small nucleolar RNA-associated protein 14 homolog A; this encodes MVKDKKKSVKFALPSKTTTSTMDEEVESDEDFLPENENVISASEDEDASGDERTHTKLLEAISSLGGKRRKKLAERSEASLQVSEFGVNAEGAGEKVVLSDLLSSATEASKTDGSLTKTQKQLKNLEQRHATLELPLSHQQTEKIQREAAFEKASKEVSRWQSTIVLQQRAEQLVFPLNQQPNRPRRVEQVVTSWKTQTPLEQEVFALLHAHRQPTLDPVLTPVEEAQLQAMSLEEAQLRRAELQKARALQSYYESKAKRERKIKSKKYHKVQQKAKMKTFLKQFEEMCKSDPERAMEELQKMEKNRIEERMSLKHQNSGKWAKSKAIMAKYDLGARKDMQDQLELNRQLTHKPLPSAELHGDSDHDDDNSDPTLAGDEQTLPDIANDASANQKEGANPWMKMTAVMAAAVEAEPKSIVVTDDSEAVAAAAAAAAEGDAEAEETEEERLLGEFARRRQQRKTNEEEEEEDNEEARQKDEESSQAAGGPSISFTIAETSEEEEEEEEDQMDEAAASELNALFGRLAKQGQCDAAPVATAGAAPMDTLLDEDTTRVRTLEEAELLTETHSDSAPAVESEAAAASDHGNEHVPKVKGRQKVIDLKQVLTKETKSIRVAMTTPAVEDAEDEALDEQTEVIREAFAGDDVVSDFLKEKRKQEEAGKPKDVDLTLPGWGQWGGLGVPVKKHKRRRFLRKAPPAAPRKDRKLPAVIISEKRDSSVAAHQVTQLPFPFENPGQFERSIRSPLGSTWNPELAVRKLTAPRIVTKAGAIIQPLSKDDVMPSKKTPGKRGAPDLLFSTEEQGKGSHRPTGKRKKHKK